The DNA window GTATACTATTATAATCTAGCAATGTTCTTCACGAAGGTAaaatatattgttattatttttgaatggtaaaatatatatataaatgattgaTTTTGATTCTTGTGAGCTATGGAAGCAGAAGGGCAATCTCAGAACACTATAAAGAGAATTTCTAGAAAAGCCATGCAGGGATAATTCTGTTTATGGTTGAATCTAATTCAGTACTATTTTTCAATTTGTGTGCTATAgactttttaatttatttttttattttgttgaacaGGCTATACTAAAGATAATCAAGCATTGCAAGGAGTTTAACTCATTCATATCATTTTTGTAAGTCAATTTCACTcttttaagcatgtttaatCTTATGAGCCAAGTGCTTTGGGCCTTTTTTCTGATTTGagtgttatttttttgaaactcACAATAATTTAATTTGGGTTCTGTATAACAATGTTTAAAAAGTATTTCAAAGTTAACATACATAAGCAATCTTGTAAATTTGGGTGCTTTGGGTCTTTTTCCTGATTTGAGTGTTATTATTTGGTATGTCAATATTACTCTTGGTAAATCTGTGTTAATTGAATCATTTTTCCTATTCATTTACAGAGTATACTAAATGCAGCTGAAAATCTTGTGTTCATGATCTcaaaaaagaatgaaaatgttaattgtttttttttacttatggGTGCCAATTTGTTTCTACGAGAACTTACATTTGAGCTAGATTATTATATTGGTTAATGTGTTGTTTTAATGATATCTTTAAGCATTCGTTTGCAGGAGATGTTCATGGTCAGTTTTCAGATTTGTTAAGATTGTTTGAGTATGGTGGATTTCCACCTGAAGCAAACTATCTGTTACTAGGAGACTATGTGGACCGTGGTAAGCAGAGTATAGAGACTATATGCCTTCTTCTCGCGTACAAGATCAAGTACAAGGAGAATTTCTTTCTTGATGCAAACCGAACAATGACTTCAAAGTACAATCAGTTCACCATTCAAGTAGTTGAACCAATGGAAGATTAGGAAGaagttacctttttttttttttttacagtaattttattttatttagtgttgAGACTTTTCTTGCTGCTGAGcttgtttttctttctcttgacttgttatttatggatttacATGGAGTAGTGTATGCAAGTATTTCATATACCCAATTTTctaaaagtaaataataagtattattttattatgatttatatatacttaattatattttaacaaCCAATTATAATAgcacaaatattaatttgataaaataaattattcgtATGATCATACCTTTACATACAATCTAAataagaagaaataaaaaaaaataactaaactttACCTAAAACTAATCTTTACGTGCCTCGGCACGTAACTCCTACctagtataatatatatgtgtgtatatacaTAAACCCTATCGTATTTTTCTTCACTCAAATTCATTTCAAATATTGTTGTACAATTAATTATGTCTCCATTAATATTATCATTCCCAGAAATCTCGACCTTTCTCCTACTCATACCTCCTCTTACAATAATTTTCCTTGTCTACAACTACTCACTCAAATCACCACCTCTTCCACCAGGCCCATTCCGATGGCCCATTGTCGGCAACCTTTTTCAAATAGGGCCCAATCCTCACATGACCTTAGCACGCTTCGCCAAAATCTACGGCCCAGATCTTTTCTCATTCAAACTCGGTACCAAGCTCGTGATCGTTGGATCAACTCCAGCTGCAGCCATGGCGATTCTAAAGACCCACGATCGAAGTCTCTGTGCTAGGTTCGTTCCTCACGTTGCTCCATCAAAGTGTCAAAAGAAATATGACTCAACCATCGGTTGGGTCGATGAATGCAACGAGAGTTGGAAGAACTTACGTAGTTTTACTCGAACTGAGTTATTTTCAGGTAAAGCTATAAACTCCCAAGCATTGATAAGAGACAAAAAAGTCAACGAAACGGTCAACCACGTGGCCAAACACATGCAAGGAAAGGAAGTCAAAGTTAGAGAGATTGCTTTTGGTGCTGTGTTGAATATGATGGGAAATATTTTGGTGTCAAAAGATATGATTGAGCAAAGTAATGAAAGTTTGAAAGGGGAGCTTTGTGAGATTATGAATAAGATAACTGATGTTGCTTCTTCTCCAAATATATCTGATTTTTATCCTATTTTGGGTCCATTTGATCTTCAGAATCTTCAAAAAAGGTCCATGGAATTGTTTGATAGGAGTTGTCAGCTTTGGGAGGCTATTGTGAAAGAAAGGAAAGCTTCGGAAACATCCTCTCCATCTCCACCTGATTTTCTGGATTCTCTCATTCAAAATGGTCATTCTACCCTCgacataaataatatttttatggtgAGTGTTCTTATTCTTATATACTATATAGCATGCATGATGTTGCAATATATAATGATATGAACACATGAAGTACACACAAACATGATATAAATTTATgtgataaattatttttcataactcATACtcatcttaaataaaattaattagttaaatataaagtatttgcagcataaatatctaagtttaactccaagttgtaaataaatacttaagtttgaTTTTTAGCGGCAATAATTTGACATTTAATGTTcaggtacttacagaatttcagaattataacttaggtattattaccgctaaaaattaaacttgagtATTTGTTTGCAACTGatagttaaacttaagtatttatactgCAAATTAATCTTGAATATACTATTACCGCATAAGTGCATATCAAATTTGTATGTGTATATTATGTGTACAAATATCATTATTCTATGAGTATTGTTTAAAAttccaaattttttgaaaaacaataGATAGATTGTGGCATATtctctaatatttttatttattcgctagtaattaataattcacAATCTCTAAATTTCACAGCAAAATTCTCAAAACTTACTTTTTATTAGCATTTAATCACTTCCATTAGTTAACTTCtaagttaattatttttgtgtacACTGTGTACAATACTTTATGTACACATGAACAATTAATTTGACAATTAactgttaaaaataaataaaaataattaaatgctaACAGAATATGAATTTTCTAAGTTTTGTCGTCAAAATTTAAGGATTATTTGCTAGAAAAATAAGAGTATTGAGAGTGATGCCGttatttactcaaaaaaaaagaaaaattactaaagttttttgaattaatggaaaaaaatttgggaaattatcttatatactatttttttaacttttttttttttttcaaattaacgatttaagtttctaaagtggtttctCCGATGGTTTCTATGGGGTTGCTATACGATTttggttgcgatttaggttgctccgctagttgcaataggggtttctatgtagaattctaaaaattgcaaaaaaaaaaaaaaaaattattttgaagtgtaaaaataaaaaagccccaaaaaatttacaaatatatgaggctaagatagtaactatggattttatttttctataacaaagtttataacattttttttaaaatacatttttttttagttataactaaaatgtgtaaatttataaCAATTTACACTTTTGTAAATAATATCTACAAGGGATATTTTcataaagggtaaataccattttggaccctctgttttgcaaaagttaccaattggaccctgtgttttgttaaatgacaaaatggaccctgtattttctaaaatagtacaaataggaccctgaattgattttttgtcaaaataaagtttaattataatccgatctaaaagtgttatgataaaactgtttacattttttgtatctgttcgtattaagcattgtcttcaagttggttgtattaaaaaaaaagttgtcaaaaattaagctcagggtcctatttttactattttagaaaatacagggtccattttgtcatttaacaaaacacagggttcaatctgtaacttttgcaaaacacagggtccaaaatggtatttaccctcaTAAATacctcaaaataataaaaatattacaaaaaacataATCAATagtttttgggaaaaaaaacagaaaagtacaaaaaaggaaaaaaaaattacaaaaatattatgggccgacccattaaacatttatacagtccacatataaatatttacaaaaataccacatgcactaagccttcagctgtacagagcgaacgttgaagatgaacatacctcgatcgtttcaaaaccgcaaaacaaccaaaatgaaaccaaaacgagaaaaatacaaccattaattctggcaaaatcaactagaaaagaagacctgcaataTATGATCTAAatagaaaatgacgaaaaaaaatcagaaaaactgtgaagaaactgaaattacacatttgttttctgttttattcgatcaaaacaactccccctaatatcgaaatccagattcatgaaatgtagatctgtaacaaacaaatctggagctcccaccaaatctaaaacaatgtattatgtgaaattttttaaaaaaacctcatgaataatacatctacgttatatacagttgcattttgattgattactggtttccaatataaatatattttttttttaaaaacacaataagaagagtaaaatcaaattaaggtacaaccagttacgtataagtctgtttattttttattttggttgccttatagttgcattatcgtttaatgatagtttatatattatgcaagtagcaaaaccaTAATAagactacaaaacaactgtaaacaaactaaaatacagaaaaaaaaaactctttgaacatcaacatccatgataaatcaaaTTGTTACCCatttatgatataaaaatggacaggaaacaactagacaaaaatatattaaaaaaacacaTACAGAACGTGTTTACACTAtgaaaaaactatgaaaaaactaatACAAACTGAGAATAGATCaaataaagaaactaaaatgaaaaataataaatgaaacaAAATTAAGACTACACAAAATGAAAATGAACAAAATGAAACAGaaattaagactaaacaaacgaaaatgaaaaacccataaaaagaacaaataaattaaactaaaaaaatagaagtcctaaaaaaccaaacaaaaccaAACGAAATGCTAAATTGAAAAACCTAGAATAGTACAAGCGAAAAACACAAGACACACAAATGGCAAATACAAACAAATTTTAAATAGGGgcgaaaccaaaaagaaactaaaatcaaacCTTATACCGAAGACCAACTCcatcttgattatttttttgagCATCATCTTGAGGAATTTTTTCATGGGCAGCCACCTTTGATTTCTTCTTTGGAGGAGCTCGCCCATGTTTCGACAATGGAGGAGCGAAATCAGAGTCATCCTCCTCAACAACAATTCGTTTACCCTTGTTCCTATTAGCTAAAGATTTCAACtccattttagaattttttgtttgaatagGGGAAGGAGTTGATGAAGAACAAGTTACAGCCATATCTATATATGGATTAAGAGAAAAATTAAAAGATGAAAAATGAGTATGAGATTCAGTtaatgggagttgaaaaaaaaattgaaaaaaaaaggagGGAAAATAGAGTTGTGATTGTGGAGAAGAAAATATTCAGCTATGGAggttactattttaaaaaaaaatagaaaagaaatagaaaaaaaaaaaaaggagagaaatGATGGATGGTTGATTGATAGGGGTCATAGGTCAGCACGTGAACCGATGCTTTGAATGAGTGTGCATGtggtaaaatagtaataaaataaagaagaagagtAAAAAAGTTGATATATCCGTGTAGTGGTATTGGTGTAATAAAGATtgcattttgtattttttatgtaaaaatttctagtttttttttttttttaaatttttacaaattaaacatttttatatatataaaaatataggaaAATTTTTAGGTGGGAGCATCACTTTTGCTCTCACCCATGAGAACTTTTTTTAAACCTTTGACTTTTAATCTAATGGTAATAATTTATTGTAGTTTATTTGATTATCGTGAGGTatcacatatataatttttattatttatttttaattctccTATATTCTAGGCAtcatcttattttttttcctttctaaaaaataatatactttgtttgtttgttttttttttattacacacATTTTTAGCACTTTAATATATAAGAATGTAGCTATTAATTTGGGTAATTAATAGAGTCATTATcattataaatagtatttttttttcttttttcggtCATCATTTTTAATGTTGAAAGTTTCCTTTCACTGATCACATAAGCATTTTCTCATAATACATCATTTCTACACATTTTTACTCTCTAGTCATCCAAAACCGATATCACCACTAcgggtgtgcataaatcgatccaatccaatgagaaccgactgatccaattacaaccgacctattggatatctaattgtgatcggatcggattgaatgttatttttaaatatccaattggatcggatcggatggtggatggggtgtctaaaaatccaatgcatccaacatccaatcgaactaattagtattttcatttagtttggatgagtaattagattttatattgttatacatcaaatctatatctatatgtgaaaattaacattaaagttttactttttttttcttggattggatggatccagtccaatccaatacatactggatctaaaatattggatggatccgatccaaaaaatactaggtctaaaatattagattaacccaaattaaacaaataaatatatatgaaatacatccaatggatgttggatcgattggatgacgaaattaattggatcggatcagatggtaaaatctaacatccaatatatgattGGATCGGATCTGGATAGGCCTAAAAATATTAGATGTGATCCAATAAACACCCCTAACCACCACCGTATTCCctcaatataattataataattaaaataattgtcAATCCCATGATTGTATTGTTTTatagtatgtgtttttattactTATTTTGCCACCAACTTTTTCATGCTTATATATAGGGAATTACTtcatattaaaaaaagaaaacaaaaaaactcaTTGACAAAATCAAATAAGATCTATAAAAGAAAATCAAATTGGACCATCAAAGTGAAttcaaattataaaatacatatgcataacaTGGCCtaagaataaataattaaataattttgtttatatattattttcaataataaaacataaatacattgaaaaagaattaaatCGTGTTGTatttactaatttaataaaactaaagaataaagaataaataaaaattaatacaaactcGATCATTCTTAATATATAAGTCATACTATTATTGTTATTTCTCAATTAAAATTTGTTTTTCATCAATAATATTTGCACATATAAAAGCAACTAGCTAGCATAAGTGAATGCTTAATAAAATGTATAAATGTGAATCAATTATTAAAGCTTTAGAGGATAATCTTAATCAACAATGTGGTCTCCatctacaaaattttaattattgttctttataatttataaataaacatGGCATGtagaaatatatatgtttattaatttaattaaaaatatatttttatgtgaaTTAGGAATGGTTTATAATTTTAGGtaagatttttatttgttttgatcATTTTGTATAGGATGATATATTTTATTGATAGTTAGAAAGatattaatgtttttttagttaattggtttcttgatatattatatgggAGCTAATACAATATGTATTGTATTTTTTACGATAGGTATAATATTGATTTATAGCCATTGATTTAATCAAATAACTTAAATTAACTCTTGGAAACTACaccataattaatattttttatttataattaattttaaatattaatttggaTCCAACTAACAATACTCCAAAGCTAA is part of the Cannabis sativa cultivar Pink pepper isolate KNU-18-1 chromosome 5, ASM2916894v1, whole genome shotgun sequence genome and encodes:
- the LOC115718158 gene encoding (S)-N-methylcoclaurine 3'-hydroxylase isozyme 1, which codes for MSPLILSFPEISTFLLLIPPLTIIFLVYNYSLKSPPLPPGPFRWPIVGNLFQIGPNPHMTLARFAKIYGPDLFSFKLGTKLVIVGSTPAAAMAILKTHDRSLCARFVPHVAPSKCQKKYDSTIGWVDECNESWKNLRSFTRTELFSGKAINSQALIRDKKVNETVNHVAKHMQGKEVKVREIAFGAVLNMMGNILVSKDMIEQSNESLKGELCEIMNKITDVASSPNISDFYPILGPFDLQNLQKRSMELFDRSCQLWEAIVKERKASETSSPSPPDFLDSLIQNGHSTLDINNIFMELFGAGTETSSSMVEWTMAELIKNPRCMKIVQEELAREIGQDKAVKDSDLPKLTYLQACVKETLRLHPAGPLLLPHRAIETCTVMNYTIPKGSQILVNVWAIGRDPSLWEDACVFKPERFVNSCLDFKGNDFEYFPFGSGRRMCPGMPMAAKHIPLIVAAFIHSFDWSLPQGKTLNDIDMSEKYGIAMRMEKTLLLVPKAKINII